The genomic stretch CGCCCTGTCGGGCGCTACCGCCTCCGCCCCGATGCCGACCCTGCGCCCGAACGACGAGTTTCGGCCCGGCAATTTGAACTCGCGATATACCTTTGAGGAGTTCGTGGTCGGCAACTCCAACCGGTTCGCCCACGCCGCCTCGCAGGCGGTGGCGGCCGCGCCGGCCCGCGCCTATAACCCGCTCTTTCTGTACGGCGGCGTCGGCCTCGGCAAGACCCATTTAATGCACGCCATCGGTCATCGCGTCATGCAGGACAACCCGACCGCAAACGTCGTCTACGTGTCGAGCGAGAAGTTCACCAACGAATTCATCATCGCCATCAAAAACAATCAAACGCTGGAGTTTCGCAATAAATACCGGCACGTCGACGTGCTCCTGATCGACGATATTCAGTTTCTCGAGGGCAAAGAGCAGACGCAAGAAGAGTTTTTCCACACGTTTAATTCGCTGCACGAATCCGGCCGCCAACTCGTCATTTCGAGCGATCGCCCTCCCAAGGAGATCCAAACGCTGGAGTCGCGACTGCGCTCGCGCTTCGAATGGGGCCTGCTCACCGACATTCAGCCGCCCGATCTCGAGACGCGTGAGGCCATCCTGCGCAAGAAGGCGGAGTCCGAGAAGATCCCGGTCCCCGACGAGGTGACCTCGTTCATCGCCAAAGTGATCCCCTCAAACATTCGCGAACTCGAAGGCGCGCTGATCCGCGTCGTCGCCTTCTCCTCGCTGACGAAGTCCCAGATCACGGTCGATCTGGCCGCCGAAGTCCTCAAGAACGCCGTCGCCAACGCTCCGCTGCGCCGCGTGACGATCGCTTCTATTAAAGAAAAGGTCGCGAAGGCGCACGGCCTCACGGTGAAGGAGATGGACAACTCGCGCCGCGATCAACGGTTGGCCGCGCCCCGGCAGATCGCCATGTTCATCTGCACCGAACTTACGGACTGCTCCCTCCCGCACATCGCCCGGGAGTTCAATAAGAAGGACCACACCACGGTCATGTACGCCCGTGACAAAGTCAAAGACCAGATGGTCCGCGACGAAGCGTACCGCAACAAGATTCGTTCGCTCGTGGCACTCTGCCAGAACGATTGAGCCGCAGGCCATGCCGTCGCCACCACCTCCGGCCCGGGGCACCACTGCGCTCCGGGTCGTTCCACACACGGCGATCGCCGCGATGAATAAAGGCGGCACCTGCGCCTTTCACCGTTCGGTGCACAGGGTGCCCCGCGCTGCGTGGATAACTGCTCGAATGCCCTGCGCCGTGGAAATGTGTATGGTCGTGCAGCGGTCATGCACATCTTGTTCGAACCGCAAACCCGCATAGCGCCGGGAGATTTGGTGCTTCTTCGCAGAATGCACCGCACTACTACGGATACGACTATCTTTCTATCTACTACCTAAGAAAAACGCCCCACCCCAAACCGGTGGACAAACCGCAAACCAACATCCACGAGCGTAGATCAGTCATCCACGGGCGCCCACGGGGAGCGCACAAGTCAGCAAAAACATTCAGGCGCCCAAGCCCTCGTCGGGGGCCCCAGCAAAGCTGGGGGGCGC from Candidatus Baltobacteraceae bacterium encodes the following:
- the dnaA gene encoding chromosomal replication initiator protein DnaA, translated to MALAIGNTDISNDLWQSALAALEQKFSKPIFEMWIKPLRLVSLTGNELLLAVQNNFARDWVENRLKAQISQVLTETFGAVLELQFTVIAENGEQQAAALSGATASAPMPTLRPNDEFRPGNLNSRYTFEEFVVGNSNRFAHAASQAVAAAPARAYNPLFLYGGVGLGKTHLMHAIGHRVMQDNPTANVVYVSSEKFTNEFIIAIKNNQTLEFRNKYRHVDVLLIDDIQFLEGKEQTQEEFFHTFNSLHESGRQLVISSDRPPKEIQTLESRLRSRFEWGLLTDIQPPDLETREAILRKKAESEKIPVPDEVTSFIAKVIPSNIRELEGALIRVVAFSSLTKSQITVDLAAEVLKNAVANAPLRRVTIASIKEKVAKAHGLTVKEMDNSRRDQRLAAPRQIAMFICTELTDCSLPHIAREFNKKDHTTVMYARDKVKDQMVRDEAYRNKIRSLVALCQND